The following proteins are encoded in a genomic region of Vibrio spartinae:
- a CDS encoding GNAT family N-acetyltransferase codes for MIKSSVALSPYSSRHAYRGVAEISIYVSPQHHQLGVGKQLLSTVINESEKAGYWTLLSGIFPENLASLRLHHNQGFRKVGHREKVGEMDGKWRDVIILERRSQKVNY; via the coding sequence ATGATCAAGTCATCGGTTGCGTTGTCCCCATACTCCAGCCGCCATGCTTATCGGGGTGTTGCTGAAATAAGTATCTATGTCAGCCCTCAACACCATCAACTCGGGGTAGGTAAACAACTCTTGTCCACAGTAATCAACGAATCAGAAAAAGCAGGCTACTGGACTTTACTATCAGGCATATTTCCTGAAAACTTAGCAAGTCTCCGATTACACCATAATCAAGGATTCAGGAAAGTCGGGCATCGCGAAAAAGTGGGTGAAATGGATGGCAAATGGCGTGATGTCATCATATTAGAAAGACGAAGTCAGAAAGTAAATTATTAA
- a CDS encoding ABC transporter ATP-binding protein, with protein MNIAKSSVAITLNQVQKTFADGTLALKPLDLHVEPGEILVLLGPSGCGKTTTLRLIAGLEFADQGGAIHFGERDVTHHPIEHRQVGMVFQSYALFPNMNVRENIGYGLRVRGESKAQRQVKVAEMLTMFDLEPYADRDVHQLSGGQRQRVALARAIITQPEVLLLDEPLSALDARLKQRLRGEIHQMLKRLGITAIYVTHDQEEAMVMGDRIAVLEHGEIAQIGSAEEIYLTPNNHFVADFIGQINCFYGKRKNNAFVLGQAQQLHLSEQHCAQLHEGHPVTAMVRPEDIQILDEATEETLLGEVQNSTFLGDRTRVQVKIASLDEPLLIDCFARRHYQPDQPVYLSISPQRLVFLGDREC; from the coding sequence ATGAATATAGCGAAATCCAGTGTTGCGATTACTCTGAATCAGGTTCAGAAAACCTTTGCTGACGGCACATTGGCACTCAAACCTCTTGATTTACATGTCGAACCCGGTGAGATTTTAGTTCTGCTCGGCCCTTCCGGCTGTGGCAAAACCACCACCCTGCGTCTGATTGCCGGGCTAGAGTTTGCCGATCAGGGCGGTGCGATCCATTTTGGTGAGCGTGACGTCACCCATCACCCCATCGAGCATCGCCAAGTCGGGATGGTGTTTCAATCCTATGCACTTTTCCCGAATATGAATGTCCGGGAAAATATTGGCTATGGTTTGCGGGTGCGCGGTGAAAGCAAAGCACAGCGACAAGTCAAAGTCGCTGAAATGCTCACCATGTTCGATCTTGAACCCTATGCTGATCGTGATGTCCACCAACTCTCCGGAGGACAACGTCAACGCGTCGCGCTGGCCCGAGCGATTATTACCCAACCTGAAGTATTGTTGCTTGATGAACCGCTTTCAGCCTTAGATGCTCGCCTCAAACAACGGCTGCGCGGTGAAATCCACCAGATGCTCAAACGATTAGGCATCACGGCTATTTATGTCACGCATGATCAGGAAGAAGCGATGGTGATGGGGGATCGAATTGCTGTTCTTGAGCACGGTGAAATTGCGCAAATCGGCAGTGCAGAAGAGATTTATCTGACCCCCAACAATCACTTCGTGGCTGACTTTATCGGTCAGATCAACTGTTTTTATGGCAAACGGAAAAACAACGCATTCGTTCTGGGTCAGGCGCAACAATTACATCTGAGCGAGCAACACTGCGCACAACTCCATGAGGGACACCCCGTCACCGCGATGGTTCGCCCGGAAGATATTCAAATCCTCGATGAAGCCACCGAAGAGACACTGCTCGGTGAAGTGCAAAACAGTACCTTTTTAGGCGACCGGACCCGTGTACAGGTGAAAATCGCCAGCCTTGATGAGCCATTGCTGATCGACTGTTTTGCCCGACGTCATTATCAGCCTGACCAACCCGTTTACTTATCCATTTCGCCACAGCGATTGGTTTTTCTGGGAGACCGTGAATGTTAA
- a CDS encoding ABC transporter permease — translation MDKNRYFYAQLIFTILVCAFLIIPVVMSVMAGLTENYFVGLKSGLTLRWVEQVWSMYADTVWLTLQIALTTTCINVIVGVPCAYYLARYRNRFALWFEECLTLPIAIPGMAIALGLISIYGGFHHFRTSWLFILVGHVIFTLPFMVKAVLAILTSINFHVLEEGAASLGASFSQRFMHIIVPNCMTGIISGVLMTLTLSVGEFNLTWMLHTPLTKTLPVGLADAYASMRLEVSSAYTLIFLCLILPLLILAQLFNRKTQRR, via the coding sequence ATGGACAAAAATCGTTATTTCTACGCACAACTGATCTTTACCATTCTAGTGTGCGCATTTCTGATTATCCCTGTGGTGATGTCCGTCATGGCAGGTTTAACCGAAAACTATTTCGTCGGCCTGAAAAGTGGACTCACGCTGCGTTGGGTTGAACAAGTCTGGTCGATGTATGCCGATACGGTCTGGCTGACGTTACAAATTGCGTTAACCACCACCTGTATTAACGTGATCGTCGGTGTACCGTGTGCTTACTATCTCGCCCGCTACCGCAATCGTTTTGCGCTGTGGTTCGAAGAATGCCTGACATTACCGATTGCTATACCGGGCATGGCGATTGCGCTGGGGCTGATTTCGATTTACGGCGGCTTTCACCACTTTCGCACCAGTTGGCTGTTCATCTTAGTCGGTCATGTCATTTTTACCTTGCCATTCATGGTCAAAGCGGTCTTAGCGATTCTCACCAGCATCAACTTTCACGTATTGGAAGAAGGGGCGGCAAGTCTGGGAGCCAGCTTCTCGCAGCGGTTTATGCATATTATCGTGCCAAACTGTATGACTGGCATCATCAGTGGCGTACTGATGACACTGACACTCTCCGTCGGTGAATTTAATCTCACTTGGATGCTGCACACGCCCCTCACCAAAACGCTGCCGGTCGGGCTTGCGGATGCTTACGCGTCGATGCGGCTTGAAGTGAGCTCTGCCTACACCCTGATCTTTTTGTGTCTGATTCTGCCGCTGCTGATTCTGGCCCAACTATTTAACCGAAAAACTCAGCGTCGTTAA
- a CDS encoding DUF134 domain-containing protein gives MGRNKIPRVICGKPADSCFKPNGIPMSQLEHLELAADEFEALRLVDLQGMHQQDAAVAMGVSRQTLANLVKAARFKVADCLVNGKALMMSH, from the coding sequence ATGGGGCGGAATAAAATTCCTCGTGTTATTTGTGGTAAACCTGCGGATAGTTGTTTCAAACCGAACGGCATTCCGATGAGCCAGCTTGAGCATCTTGAGTTAGCTGCCGACGAATTTGAAGCACTGCGCTTGGTTGACTTACAAGGCATGCATCAGCAGGATGCGGCCGTCGCAATGGGGGTCTCCCGACAAACGTTGGCAAATTTGGTCAAGGCTGCCCGTTTTAAAGTCGCGGACTGTTTAGTCAATGGTAAAGCATTAATGATGAGCCATTAA
- a CDS encoding ABC transporter substrate-binding protein, which yields MKLKHIATLALMATGLIAGSAQAADAICYNCPPEWANWGGQLKQIKDKLGINIPIDNKNSGQSLSQLVAEKDNPVADVVYYGVSFGIHAAQKGVVEPYKPHNWDKIPAGLKDPQGYWFAIHSGTLGFFVNKAALDGAPVPQSWQDLLKPEYRGMIGYLDPTSAFVGYASAVAINQAMGGNMDDFTPAIHYFQALRKNHPIVPKQTSYARVVSGEIPILLDYDFNAYRAKYNDKAPVEFVIPKEGTIVVPYVMSKVKNSPHPENGRKVLDFVLSDAGQRLWADAYLRPVIPSAMNAATRAKFLPDADYQRAQAVDFAKMSQAQNAFAQRYLNEVK from the coding sequence ATGAAATTAAAACATATTGCTACTTTGGCACTGATGGCAACCGGCCTGATTGCTGGTAGTGCGCAGGCGGCCGATGCCATTTGTTATAACTGTCCCCCGGAATGGGCCAACTGGGGCGGCCAGTTAAAACAGATTAAAGATAAATTAGGCATCAATATCCCCATTGATAACAAAAACTCAGGACAATCTCTGTCTCAGCTCGTCGCAGAAAAAGATAACCCGGTTGCAGATGTGGTCTACTACGGTGTCTCTTTTGGAATTCACGCGGCTCAGAAAGGGGTTGTCGAACCGTATAAACCACACAATTGGGACAAAATCCCGGCAGGGTTGAAAGATCCGCAAGGCTACTGGTTTGCAATTCATTCCGGCACTTTGGGCTTTTTTGTCAATAAAGCGGCCCTCGATGGCGCACCGGTGCCTCAGTCATGGCAAGATTTACTCAAACCGGAATACCGTGGAATGATCGGTTATTTAGACCCGACCAGCGCGTTTGTCGGTTATGCCAGTGCAGTGGCGATCAACCAAGCGATGGGCGGCAATATGGATGACTTCACCCCGGCCATTCACTATTTCCAAGCCCTGCGTAAAAATCACCCGATTGTGCCCAAGCAAACCTCTTACGCTCGCGTGGTTTCAGGCGAGATCCCAATTCTGCTTGACTATGACTTTAACGCCTATCGTGCCAAATATAACGATAAAGCCCCGGTTGAGTTTGTGATCCCCAAAGAAGGCACCATTGTCGTACCTTACGTGATGAGTAAAGTGAAAAACTCACCTCACCCTGAGAATGGCCGCAAAGTGCTCGACTTTGTCCTCTCTGATGCGGGTCAACGGTTGTGGGCTGATGCCTATCTTCGTCCGGTTATCCCTTCGGCAATGAATGCTGCCACTCGCGCGAAATTCCTGCCGGATGCTGACTACCAACGAGCACAAGCTGTCGATTTTGCCAAGATGTCACAGGCACAAAACGCCTTTGCACAACGTTATCTGAATGAAGTTAAATAA
- a CDS encoding GNAT family N-acetyltransferase yields MSGINVIPMQEKDWNAVKTIYQAGIDSGNATFQTSAPEWSEWDKDHIDICRYVACIDDQVIGCVVPILQPPCLSGCC; encoded by the coding sequence ATGTCAGGAATAAATGTAATACCGATGCAGGAGAAGGATTGGAATGCTGTCAAAACGATTTACCAAGCTGGTATCGATAGTGGCAATGCCACATTTCAGACCTCCGCACCGGAGTGGAGTGAATGGGACAAGGACCATATAGATATTTGCCGTTATGTCGCCTGTATAGATGATCAAGTCATCGGTTGCGTTGTCCCCATACTCCAGCCGCCATGCTTATCGGGGTGTTGCTGA
- a CDS encoding S41 family peptidase, producing MHDYNAFFQERGIDWDEVYQQAAANLSTDMTDSELLAVIKMSLSGFSDDHVSLTDGDEEYSPAPPKGVLRTLQQGFLNQTAISDFDTYIANSLAQVSLTQQQMMDSGSVRVINGSSADTLYGAERIVWNTTRYTDGAFYTGRSQPPSGCCIESGDSPTIALKSPQ from the coding sequence ATGCATGACTATAATGCTTTCTTTCAGGAACGCGGCATCGACTGGGATGAGGTCTATCAGCAAGCAGCAGCGAATTTGAGTACCGACATGACCGACAGTGAACTACTCGCGGTGATCAAAATGTCGCTCAGTGGCTTTTCCGATGATCATGTCTCTCTGACTGATGGTGATGAAGAGTATTCTCCCGCCCCACCGAAAGGCGTGTTACGAACACTGCAACAAGGCTTTCTCAATCAAACCGCAATCAGCGACTTCGATACCTATATTGCCAACAGCCTGGCGCAAGTCTCCCTGACTCAACAACAAATGATGGATTCCGGCAGTGTACGAGTCATCAATGGCAGCTCAGCAGATACTTTATATGGTGCGGAACGTATCGTCTGGAATACAACCAGATATACCGACGGTGCCTTTTACACTGGCCGATCTCAGCCACCATCGGGATGCTGCATTGAGTCAGGCGATTCACCAACTATCGCACTGAAATCCCCTCAGTAA
- a CDS encoding bactofilin family protein has translation MQVDGKIEGQIQTDKTLIISESGSASGEIYAEHIIVNGCFNGTCYATRVEILSKGRVDGTLYTDDISIEQGGRFNGVTKPAPEQQVVDFQEAKTTDTLTASTKASQTKKAQQGASS, from the coding sequence ATGCAGGTGGATGGTAAGATTGAAGGCCAGATCCAGACAGATAAAACGCTCATTATCAGTGAATCCGGCTCTGCAAGTGGTGAAATTTATGCCGAGCACATCATCGTCAACGGTTGTTTCAACGGTACCTGCTATGCCACTCGCGTTGAAATCTTAAGTAAAGGTCGTGTCGATGGCACACTCTATACCGACGATATCAGCATTGAACAAGGCGGACGCTTCAATGGCGTGACCAAACCGGCTCCGGAGCAACAAGTCGTCGATTTTCAGGAAGCTAAAACAACTGACACTTTAACCGCATCAACGAAAGCGTCACAAACCAAAAAAGCACAGCAAGGCGCGTCATCCTAA
- a CDS encoding tetratricopeptide repeat protein: MNRILFIIFCLCSSYIYANELYNELIEDDRYISFDIYLNDDLIVDKVITSKPYEGDEIYLFINKNKNYLLSFKGSNLSEDGGMIFDNIVQSDMDRKRKIFYIILNSNNENYKEIHHIKYIQGVWYIESTDYVINNNLNDYTKTFHCHVKQNIELKSYSRIHSAPNSDDYDKKCTVVYYVESSLAEFESRFNDDDSVIYLGVDRYKDLLIKFPLNNDSAAQYSSIASMLVRNKAYKEAIYLLNHIIDVYPSRTVAYINVGDAYWALEETNKAKNAYRTYIELMKKNGKESKIPKQVLERTAR; the protein is encoded by the coding sequence GTGAATAGAATTTTATTTATTATTTTTTGTTTATGCTCATCATATATATACGCAAATGAACTATATAATGAACTTATAGAAGATGACCGATATATTAGTTTTGATATCTATTTGAATGATGACTTAATAGTTGATAAGGTAATAACAAGTAAGCCATACGAAGGCGATGAAATATATCTGTTTATCAATAAAAACAAAAATTATCTATTATCTTTTAAAGGAAGTAATTTATCTGAAGATGGTGGGATGATATTCGATAACATTGTTCAATCAGATATGGATCGTAAGAGAAAAATATTTTATATTATACTAAATTCAAACAATGAAAATTACAAAGAAATTCATCATATCAAATATATTCAGGGCGTGTGGTATATAGAATCAACAGATTATGTTATTAATAATAACTTGAATGACTATACGAAGACTTTCCATTGTCATGTTAAACAGAATATTGAGTTGAAATCATATAGTCGAATACACTCAGCGCCTAACTCAGATGATTATGATAAGAAATGCACAGTTGTATATTATGTAGAATCGTCTTTAGCTGAGTTTGAATCTCGATTCAATGATGATGACTCTGTTATTTATTTAGGTGTAGATAGATATAAGGATTTATTAATTAAATTCCCATTAAACAATGATAGTGCAGCTCAATATAGTAGTATTGCTTCTATGTTAGTCAGAAATAAAGCATATAAAGAAGCTATATATTTATTAAATCATATTATTGATGTCTACCCATCCAGAACTGTTGCATATATAAATGTTGGTGATGCTTACTGGGCGCTTGAAGAGACCAATAAAGCAAAAAATGCATATCGGACTTATATTGAATTAATGAAAAAAAATGGCAAGGAAAGTAAGATACCTAAGCAAGTATTAGAACGTACAGCTCGATGA
- a CDS encoding substrate-binding domain-containing protein, with translation MMNIKDIAALANVSPATISRYFNGNGLICHQTRERIEKVVHLTGYHPKQKSTRVALNHNPTIGVLIPSLLNPVFAEIVAGIQERARHFGYSTIIIDTEYQQAREQQAVVDFIRQRVSGVILTVASIEKNQALSLLKEFNFPLSLVHNQFTADDATVYVNNFQAGWDVADHLLRLGHQKLGMVAGQFNRSDRARLRYEGFKARISQDKQARLLTLLEIDPMANSPFTDLEQSRVHSFSLNNDPLNNDPLNNDQLNNDQLNNASLNNSLLNNAPSAWFCSNDFIALKLIRHLRHAGTRVPEETSVVGFDGMSLGQITYPALATVKVPHLQMGHLAVDLLLNSKHHTTLPRQRELPYELSLTGTVAPVKPHFESIQSIG, from the coding sequence ATGATGAACATTAAAGATATTGCAGCACTAGCCAATGTATCTCCGGCAACCATATCGCGTTACTTCAATGGCAATGGACTGATATGTCATCAGACTCGCGAGCGAATTGAGAAAGTCGTGCACCTGACCGGCTATCATCCGAAGCAGAAATCAACTCGCGTCGCACTCAACCACAACCCGACCATTGGTGTTCTGATCCCCAGTTTACTCAACCCGGTATTTGCTGAAATCGTCGCAGGGATTCAAGAAAGAGCCCGTCACTTTGGTTACTCGACCATCATTATCGACACCGAATACCAGCAAGCGCGCGAACAACAGGCCGTGGTCGATTTCATTCGTCAACGCGTCAGTGGTGTCATTCTGACCGTCGCCAGTATCGAGAAGAATCAAGCCTTGTCGCTGCTGAAAGAATTTAACTTCCCGCTGAGTTTGGTTCACAACCAGTTCACGGCTGATGATGCCACAGTTTACGTCAACAATTTTCAAGCAGGCTGGGATGTCGCGGATCATTTGCTCAGGCTCGGCCATCAAAAACTCGGGATGGTCGCAGGCCAGTTCAACCGTTCTGACCGGGCACGATTGCGTTACGAAGGCTTCAAAGCACGAATTTCTCAGGATAAACAGGCTCGGCTGCTGACGTTATTGGAAATTGATCCGATGGCCAACTCCCCGTTTACCGACCTTGAACAGTCACGCGTACATAGTTTTTCGTTAAACAATGATCCATTAAATAATGATCCGTTAAATAATGATCAGTTAAATAATGATCAGTTAAACAATGCCTCACTAAACAATTCTTTATTAAACAATGCCCCGAGTGCTTGGTTTTGCAGCAATGATTTTATTGCGCTGAAACTCATCCGTCACCTGCGCCATGCAGGGACGCGCGTTCCGGAAGAAACCTCCGTGGTGGGATTTGACGGAATGTCACTCGGACAAATCACCTACCCCGCTTTGGCAACGGTTAAGGTTCCTCATCTGCAAATGGGACATCTTGCCGTTGATTTACTTTTAAATTCGAAACACCACACCACTTTACCACGACAGCGAGAACTGCCCTATGAGCTCAGTCTTACAGGGACCGTTGCTCCGGTTAAACCTCACTTTGAATCAATTCAATCAATAGGATGA
- a CDS encoding phosphodiesterase has translation MLIAQLTDLHIKQSGKLAYQKVDTLGCLRRAIDHINHLNPMPDRVVITGDLADFGHPSEYQLLVTELQRLKPLVRVVPGNHDNRTHLRDALQGWLAFDTPECCNFSEPLGGYQLIGLDTAVPGQPYGMLSQASLQWLDEQLSAVTPHPALLFMHHPPMTVGLHHMDVQNLQNSDALYDVLRSHPHVAGIVVGHVHRPIVATWHRIPVWIGPSHSHAVTLDLDPQAPACFSLEPRAIQLFRLEPSGICSHISYIDAVDGPYPFFDDNHRLID, from the coding sequence ATGTTAATCGCACAGTTAACCGATTTACACATTAAGCAGTCAGGAAAACTGGCGTATCAAAAGGTCGATACCTTAGGTTGCTTACGGCGCGCTATCGATCATATCAACCATCTCAACCCCATGCCTGACCGAGTGGTCATCACCGGTGACTTGGCGGATTTCGGTCACCCGAGCGAATATCAATTGCTGGTTACCGAGCTCCAACGCCTGAAACCACTGGTCCGAGTGGTTCCCGGCAACCATGACAACAGAACGCACTTGCGCGATGCGTTGCAGGGATGGCTCGCGTTTGACACGCCGGAGTGTTGTAACTTCAGTGAACCGCTCGGCGGCTATCAATTGATCGGGCTAGATACTGCCGTACCCGGCCAACCTTATGGTATGTTGAGTCAAGCATCACTCCAATGGCTCGATGAACAACTCTCGGCAGTGACACCGCATCCGGCGTTACTATTCATGCACCACCCGCCCATGACGGTTGGCTTACACCATATGGATGTACAAAATCTGCAAAACAGTGATGCGTTATATGATGTGCTGCGATCACATCCACATGTTGCCGGGATTGTCGTCGGCCATGTCCATCGCCCGATAGTTGCAACGTGGCACCGGATCCCCGTCTGGATCGGCCCCTCCCATAGCCATGCCGTCACACTCGATTTGGATCCTCAAGCGCCTGCCTGCTTCTCTCTGGAGCCGAGAGCGATTCAGCTCTTTCGTCTGGAGCCCAGTGGCATTTGCAGCCATATCAGTTATATCGATGCAGTGGACGGGCCTTACCCGTTCTTTGATGACAATCACCGTCTGATTGATTAG
- a CDS encoding glycosyltransferase family 9 protein: MSKGLISKFQLFRDDFRFWLGKIIFDIRKKDFNRNHVKNFLFIRNDSKYGDSVISSFAMKAIKENIPNSVIKVISSKNTYDFYQKMEFVDNVYALKKRPSYFEIFKLTKGLGKIDIAINAQDIVRMKDLFLLRMISAESNAGILPDVKMYNLRLKNDGHYVERFNSLLSSFNITKYDNSYIIPLSACCRERMAPQFKSRKVVFFNPFGSNKSKSMNEETICRIIPILAHNGYSVFLSSSPSTSDLVNRICYKFNDDVFCDEQCASIDDVATHIDMSDIIVSVDTATVHIATGLKKKTLAIYHPDMASYTRWHPNNPHAKTFFSQELDNVNAFDEQELQNLWSTML, from the coding sequence ATGAGTAAAGGCTTGATATCAAAGTTCCAGTTATTTAGAGATGACTTTAGATTCTGGCTAGGGAAAATAATTTTTGATATTCGTAAAAAAGATTTCAACCGTAATCATGTGAAAAATTTTTTATTCATTCGAAATGACTCTAAGTATGGTGATTCAGTTATATCGTCATTTGCAATGAAAGCCATCAAAGAAAATATTCCAAACTCAGTCATCAAAGTTATTTCTTCAAAAAACACCTATGATTTTTATCAGAAAATGGAATTCGTTGATAACGTCTATGCATTAAAAAAACGCCCTTCATATTTTGAAATATTTAAATTAACCAAGGGCTTAGGAAAAATTGACATTGCTATCAATGCGCAAGATATCGTAAGAATGAAAGATCTATTTCTTTTGAGAATGATATCAGCCGAGTCAAATGCCGGGATATTACCTGATGTAAAAATGTATAACCTTCGTCTCAAAAATGATGGTCACTATGTTGAAAGATTTAATAGTTTATTATCATCATTTAATATCACGAAATATGATAATTCTTACATCATTCCATTATCGGCTTGTTGCCGGGAGCGAATGGCACCACAATTCAAAAGTAGAAAAGTGGTATTTTTCAATCCCTTTGGTAGTAATAAGTCAAAAAGTATGAATGAAGAAACAATCTGTAGAATTATTCCAATCTTGGCACACAACGGATATTCTGTATTCTTATCTTCTTCACCAAGCACTTCTGATTTAGTCAACCGTATTTGTTATAAATTTAATGATGACGTTTTCTGTGATGAGCAATGTGCCTCAATTGATGATGTGGCAACACATATTGATATGAGTGATATTATCGTATCTGTCGATACAGCAACTGTACATATCGCAACCGGGTTGAAGAAAAAAACACTCGCAATATATCATCCCGATATGGCGTCCTACACCAGATGGCATCCCAACAATCCGCACGCCAAGACTTTCTTTTCACAAGAGCTAGATAATGTGAATGCATTTGATGAGCAAGAATTACAAAATTTATGGTCGACGATGCTCTGA
- a CDS encoding ABC transporter permease, whose product MKHDFSRLMLLLPALIISLAFFLLPVGKLIWLSLADGTGQPYWSIFTQPIYYRSLLSTIVLSTLVTFVSLVIATISGLFLTRYQFRGKSLLIAMLSFPLAFPGVVIGFFVIMLAGRQGIIAQMSLALTGGRWVFAYTMAGLFLGYLYFSIPRVVLTVMGAAEKLDHHLVEAGRSLGASRWQILRDITLPALTPGLISSGSICFATSMGAFGTAFSLATDIDVLPMTIYTEFTLNANFAMAAALSLILGAVTWLCLALARMKGATSLNMGG is encoded by the coding sequence ATGAAACACGATTTTTCACGGCTGATGTTACTGCTGCCCGCATTGATTATCAGTCTGGCTTTTTTTCTTCTGCCCGTTGGTAAGCTCATCTGGCTGTCATTGGCAGATGGGACTGGGCAGCCCTACTGGTCGATTTTCACCCAACCGATTTACTACCGCAGCCTGCTCTCGACGATTGTCCTGTCGACTCTTGTGACCTTCGTCAGTTTAGTGATTGCGACCATCTCCGGGCTGTTTTTAACCCGCTATCAGTTTCGCGGTAAATCACTCCTGATTGCAATGCTGAGTTTTCCGCTGGCCTTTCCGGGGGTCGTGATTGGCTTTTTCGTCATTATGCTGGCAGGCCGACAAGGGATCATCGCTCAGATGAGTCTCGCCCTGACGGGGGGACGTTGGGTATTTGCTTATACGATGGCAGGGCTGTTCCTCGGCTATCTCTATTTCTCGATTCCGCGTGTGGTGCTGACGGTTATGGGCGCGGCCGAAAAACTCGATCATCATCTGGTTGAAGCCGGACGCTCACTGGGCGCCAGTCGCTGGCAAATCCTGCGGGATATCACCCTGCCGGCTTTAACCCCCGGTCTGATTTCTTCCGGCTCCATCTGTTTTGCAACATCGATGGGTGCGTTCGGCACCGCCTTCTCACTGGCAACCGACATCGATGTGCTGCCAATGACCATTTATACGGAGTTTACCTTGAATGCCAATTTCGCCATGGCGGCTGCATTAAGTCTGATATTGGGTGCGGTGACATGGCTGTGTCTCGCACTGGCGCGGATGAAAGGGGCGACATCCCTGAACATGGGAGGCTGA
- a CDS encoding M23 family metallopeptidase translates to MKENLVISVSSINGTHHFHVGRWYQKFIKSAGYILMAAIIGTAGIIYYLMHEVDFAKSKQRELENQSMSLSEDVASLKKLKVGLQSELLDREEKMQTVSDRLGDLEKVLGVSDSDDATIESRLDTAAITSSVRMVLLNQIPNGFPVLKYRMSSDYGRRINPVTGKSEFHRGQDFSAPKGTKIYAPADGVVEVVRPSLVKGSGNYLRLRHSFGFSSSYSHMNKFAVKMGEFVSKGDLIGYVGNSGLSTGPHLHYEIRFVGRSLNPKPFVNWGINNFDTIFTKVGGVRWESLINNVEQRVSAQLQLSSLKAVPLMASSE, encoded by the coding sequence ATGAAAGAGAACCTCGTTATATCAGTATCTTCTATCAACGGGACACATCATTTCCATGTCGGCCGTTGGTATCAGAAATTTATCAAGAGTGCTGGTTATATCCTAATGGCAGCCATTATTGGTACAGCCGGTATCATTTATTATCTGATGCACGAAGTGGATTTTGCTAAATCAAAGCAAAGAGAACTGGAAAATCAGTCGATGTCACTCTCTGAAGATGTCGCATCACTCAAAAAACTAAAGGTCGGCTTGCAGAGTGAGCTGCTTGATCGTGAAGAAAAAATGCAGACGGTCTCGGATCGCTTGGGTGATTTGGAAAAAGTGCTCGGTGTCAGTGACTCCGACGACGCCACCATTGAATCCCGATTGGATACCGCTGCGATCACCTCTTCTGTTCGTATGGTGCTGCTGAATCAGATCCCGAATGGCTTCCCGGTTCTCAAATACAGAATGTCTTCCGATTATGGGCGCCGGATTAATCCGGTGACCGGAAAGAGTGAATTCCATCGCGGTCAGGATTTTTCCGCACCAAAAGGCACGAAAATTTACGCGCCAGCCGACGGCGTGGTCGAAGTTGTGCGTCCTAGTCTGGTCAAAGGCTCTGGAAATTATCTAAGATTGAGACATTCATTCGGATTTTCCAGCTCTTATTCTCATATGAACAAATTTGCTGTCAAAATGGGTGAATTCGTTAGTAAAGGCGATCTCATCGGTTACGTGGGTAATTCTGGATTGAGTACCGGGCCACACCTACATTATGAAATTCGCTTTGTTGGCCGTTCGTTAAATCCCAAACCCTTTGTGAACTGGGGAATTAATAATTTTGATACGATATTTACAAAAGTTGGAGGAGTAAGATGGGAATCTTTAATAAACAACGTCGAGCAAAGAGTCAGTGCTCAGTTACAACTCTCATCGCTGAAGGCTGTGCCATTAATGGCCAGTTCAGAGTAG